Proteins encoded within one genomic window of Cytobacillus sp. IB215665:
- a CDS encoding VOC family protein: protein MFPGTLYETHVKTKNLDKAISFYKKLGMDLAYTITDRRVAFFWFDKNHKKEQMLGVWEVSDVDFNKSHFAFRISYEDMLNAREWLLDRRISPRAAFGLESTEPIVHTWVPTASLYFYDPDGNSLEFLCLLPEKKKVSNDVMYLSEWEQISLE from the coding sequence ATGTTTCCAGGGACTTTATATGAAACTCACGTTAAAACAAAAAACCTAGATAAGGCCATTTCTTTTTACAAAAAATTAGGAATGGATCTGGCGTATACTATAACAGATCGAAGGGTTGCCTTTTTTTGGTTTGACAAAAATCATAAAAAAGAGCAGATGCTAGGTGTTTGGGAGGTATCAGATGTTGATTTCAATAAGAGCCACTTTGCGTTCAGAATTAGCTATGAAGATATGTTGAATGCACGAGAATGGCTCCTTGATCGTAGAATTAGTCCAAGGGCTGCCTTTGGACTTGAGTCAACGGAACCTATCGTCCATACGTGGGTACCCACAGCAAGCCTTTACTTTTATGATCCAGATGGTAACTCATTGGAATTTTTGTGTCTGCTTCCTGAAAAGAAAAAGGTAAGTAATGATGTGATGTATTTAAGTGAATGGGAACAGATTAGTCTTGAATGA
- a CDS encoding aspartate/glutamate racemase family protein, which produces MIGILGGMGPKSTGPFIDNVVEQCQKIYGATYDIDFPHMMIYSCPTPFYIDRPINHEEMAKTIINGAKKLETTGVDFIAIPCNTAHLYFSKLKESISVPILNMIDETIKEIPINTRKVALLATAPTIQSGLYEQTFSLNDVEYVHKNSWQTCVNQIISAVKSGEISDGAQLWSKLCWELNEAVDTAILACTDLNIVSHQIPNDNNITIVDSSDCLARAVVNKYLSLSNPS; this is translated from the coding sequence ATGATAGGTATTTTAGGAGGGATGGGACCAAAATCTACTGGTCCCTTCATTGATAATGTGGTTGAACAGTGTCAAAAAATATATGGGGCGACATACGATATTGATTTTCCTCACATGATGATCTATTCGTGTCCAACCCCATTCTATATTGATAGACCTATTAATCATGAGGAAATGGCAAAAACTATTATTAATGGTGCAAAAAAACTAGAAACTACAGGTGTGGATTTTATTGCAATACCCTGTAATACAGCACACCTTTATTTTAGCAAGTTGAAAGAATCCATTTCAGTACCCATACTTAACATGATTGATGAGACTATTAAAGAAATACCCATTAACACGAGGAAAGTAGCACTGTTAGCTACTGCTCCCACAATTCAATCTGGTTTATATGAGCAGACTTTTTCTCTAAATGATGTTGAGTATGTTCACAAAAACAGTTGGCAAACTTGTGTAAATCAAATTATTTCAGCTGTGAAATCAGGTGAAATTAGTGATGGAGCTCAATTGTGGAGTAAGTTATGTTGGGAATTAAATGAGGCTGTAGATACAGCTATCCTAGCATGTACAGACTTAAACATAGTGTCACACCAAATACCAAACGATAACAATATTACTATTGTTGATTCATCAGATTGTCTGGCTCGTGCTGTTGTAAACAAGTACTTATCACTTTCAAACCCTTCGTAA
- a CDS encoding phospholipase D-like domain-containing protein — translation MDRLIKKLLIVTLIFAIVSPSFQTGFAATQGEVVINEIAWMGTNVSSNDEWVELYNNTNTTISIDGWTLSSTDGTPTIHLNGDISPNGYFLLERTDDSTVSNVVADIVYTGALSNTSEILELRDDQNNLIDLVDNWYAGDSSTKATMERVDSTVSSIASNWKSSTTAYNEGFGTPKQKNSIVTTEPSGCNATDEQLNNVSNEIGAINVYFNKCVNIEDAITGNLANYNVNLENRLIQRLNEATTSIDMAAYEINLPRIVDTLIGKAAEGVDIRFIADSKDSDDPNNLERFQTMRLYVEKMVRGLDGVIGTPDDIRVFSDSPMFVVEDLVRRAEFGLPSDFTDFPEVTVQVGNTNETGYLFVEAEQKDINSYYSPNTQMHNKFAVVDDSWVFTGSWNYTVTGLYGTEENMQNGILDGNQQHVVEVNSSELASIYEVEFNEMWGSTSLNPDPVNANFNTRKADNTTHSVNINGKTIEVYFSSGDNALGRVQNIIKNEADHSAYFTIFAWSDQSILDELKYKWEGSYADLAGSLTGFDVKGVFDSSYWNQWWSASVDMTGRTATQSSVGNPNTRWANPAPVYQDNESRKLHSKTMLIDANSTSDPTVIIGSTNWSENGNNVNDENMLIIHDEAIVNQFLQEFNARYENASGF, via the coding sequence ATGGATAGACTAATAAAGAAATTATTAATTGTTACATTAATCTTCGCAATAGTTTCACCTTCTTTTCAAACAGGGTTTGCAGCTACACAAGGGGAAGTAGTAATAAACGAAATAGCTTGGATGGGCACCAATGTAAGTAGTAATGACGAATGGGTTGAATTATACAATAACACAAACACAACAATATCAATTGACGGTTGGACATTAAGTTCCACTGATGGTACACCTACAATACATTTAAATGGGGATATTTCACCTAATGGATATTTCCTTTTAGAGAGAACGGATGATAGTACAGTTTCAAATGTAGTGGCTGATATTGTTTATACAGGAGCTTTAAGTAATACAAGTGAAATTTTAGAGTTAAGAGATGACCAAAATAACTTAATAGACCTAGTAGATAATTGGTATGCTGGTGATAGTAGTACAAAGGCTACGATGGAAAGAGTTGATTCAACAGTTAGTTCAATTGCTTCAAATTGGAAGAGCTCTACTACGGCTTATAATGAAGGTTTTGGAACACCAAAGCAAAAGAACTCGATTGTAACAACTGAACCATCAGGTTGCAATGCTACTGATGAGCAATTAAACAATGTTTCTAATGAGATAGGTGCTATTAATGTTTATTTTAATAAATGTGTAAATATAGAAGATGCAATTACTGGGAATCTAGCAAACTACAATGTTAATTTAGAAAACAGATTGATTCAACGCTTAAATGAGGCTACAACGAGCATAGATATGGCAGCATATGAAATTAATTTACCTAGAATCGTAGATACTTTGATTGGAAAAGCTGCTGAAGGAGTAGATATTAGGTTTATTGCAGACTCTAAAGATAGTGATGACCCGAACAACCTAGAACGTTTCCAAACAATGAGGTTGTATGTAGAGAAAATGGTTAGAGGACTAGATGGAGTAATTGGTACACCAGATGATATACGTGTATTTTCAGATTCACCAATGTTTGTTGTTGAGGACCTAGTCAGGAGAGCTGAATTTGGTTTACCTTCTGATTTTACCGACTTTCCGGAAGTAACAGTTCAAGTTGGAAATACAAATGAAACTGGCTATTTATTCGTAGAAGCTGAACAAAAAGATATTAACTCATACTACTCTCCAAATACTCAAATGCACAACAAATTTGCAGTGGTGGATGATAGTTGGGTGTTTACAGGCAGTTGGAATTATACTGTTACCGGTTTATATGGTACAGAGGAAAATATGCAAAATGGTATCTTAGATGGAAATCAACAACATGTAGTTGAAGTGAATAGTTCAGAACTGGCAAGTATTTATGAAGTTGAATTTAATGAAATGTGGGGGAGTACATCACTTAACCCAGATCCAGTGAATGCTAATTTTAATACTCGGAAAGCGGATAATACTACTCATAGTGTGAATATAAATGGAAAAACGATAGAAGTCTATTTTTCATCTGGTGATAATGCATTAGGACGCGTTCAAAATATTATTAAGAACGAGGCAGATCACAGTGCCTACTTTACAATTTTTGCTTGGAGTGATCAATCTATTCTAGATGAACTGAAATATAAATGGGAAGGTTCTTATGCTGATTTAGCCGGTTCATTAACCGGATTCGATGTTAAAGGCGTCTTTGATTCGAGTTATTGGAATCAGTGGTGGTCAGCAAGTGTCGATATGACAGGTAGAACTGCAACACAGTCAAGTGTAGGAAATCCAAATACTCGTTGGGCAAATCCTGCACCAGTTTATCAAGACAATGAATCCAGAAAACTACACAGTAAAACAATGTTGATTGATGCTAATTCTACAAGTGACCCTACTGTGATTATTGGTTCAACCAACTGGAGTGAGAACGGTAACAATGTGAATGATGAGAATATGCTTATTATTCACGACGAAGCGATTGTAAATCAATTTCTTCAAGAATTCAATGCGCGCTACGAAAATGCGAGTGGATTTTAA
- a CDS encoding HXXEE domain-containing protein → MELELSNAIWLFVVIFMLHDFEEIITVEQWSNKYQHKVTGNNIWIKKKIRQFWNLNSNTFAKRDVIIFIMMCSITFIKIQFLHSSWSSILYLSFVVFVLIHNIAHVLQTLVLKAYTPGLYTAILLVTPYTIYLLGRML, encoded by the coding sequence ATGGAACTAGAGTTATCTAATGCTATATGGTTATTCGTTGTAATATTTATGCTCCATGATTTTGAAGAGATTATTACAGTTGAACAATGGTCGAATAAATATCAACATAAAGTAACTGGGAATAATATTTGGATCAAAAAAAAGATACGGCAATTTTGGAACTTAAACTCTAATACTTTTGCAAAGAGAGATGTCATTATTTTCATCATGATGTGTAGTATTACATTTATCAAAATTCAGTTTTTACATAGCTCATGGAGCTCAATTTTGTATTTGTCATTTGTAGTTTTTGTTTTAATACATAACATTGCCCATGTTTTGCAAACGTTGGTACTTAAAGCATATACTCCAGGGCTATATACAGCTATCCTTCTAGTAACCCCTTATACTATTTACCTTCTAGGTCGTATGTTATAG
- a CDS encoding arylamine N-acetyltransferase, translating to MNNAKLIDNVLGFLSVKRGDVNLELLNKLVRNHQMKVKWETLSKIIDWEKGERTGDFLPSVETYFERVIEKGMGGTCWTHSLGFHWLLSKLGFSVHYVYMDPGHLCLRVDLDTAYYIDVGYCAPLFQSYPMFESFQVLDGREQFNYVVSNEMIKVERKPGPTKTLNPEPVVLRDLQHIIKRSNDWQASPVLREIQVYGYIDGVPTHLKNNIIKQYFKYGKIECELNEEEREEWIIGRFGIDKSIYLNALSVYKEMMK from the coding sequence ATGAACAATGCTAAATTGATTGATAATGTTTTAGGTTTTCTTTCGGTAAAAAGAGGTGATGTCAATCTAGAGTTATTAAACAAGCTAGTAAGGAATCACCAAATGAAAGTTAAATGGGAAACACTTTCAAAAATAATTGATTGGGAAAAGGGAGAACGTACTGGTGACTTTTTACCTTCCGTCGAGACTTATTTTGAACGTGTCATAGAAAAAGGGATGGGAGGTACTTGCTGGACACATTCTTTAGGGTTTCACTGGCTTCTTTCAAAGCTTGGATTTTCAGTTCATTATGTTTATATGGATCCAGGACATTTATGTTTACGTGTAGATCTAGACACAGCATATTATATAGATGTTGGCTATTGTGCTCCTTTGTTTCAGTCATATCCAATGTTTGAATCTTTTCAGGTATTAGATGGGAGAGAACAATTTAATTACGTTGTTTCTAATGAAATGATAAAAGTTGAAAGAAAACCAGGGCCTACTAAGACTTTGAATCCAGAACCAGTTGTATTACGAGATTTACAACATATAATTAAACGTTCTAATGATTGGCAGGCTTCTCCTGTTTTAAGAGAGATACAAGTTTATGGTTATATTGATGGTGTTCCTACCCATTTGAAAAATAACATTATTAAACAATATTTCAAGTATGGAAAAATAGAGTGTGAACTAAATGAAGAAGAAAGAGAAGAATGGATAATAGGTCGTTTTGGAATTGATAAATCCATATACCTTAATGCCCTTAGTGTGTATAAAGAAATGATGAAATAG
- a CDS encoding sigma-70 family RNA polymerase sigma factor, with amino-acid sequence MAIGFRNKKSNKEMEDRFLYLINNNQEKMYKIAYSYVKNKDDALDIVQETVYKAYISYDKVKKAQYENTWLTKILINVSIDFIKKNKRVVSIDTNFIENLSDSRKDLVHEQIVVREALQKLNEKQKTVIILRYFEDMKLEEIAKILNLPVSTIKSTLYRALKEMNINLKE; translated from the coding sequence ATGGCCATTGGTTTTAGAAATAAAAAATCAAATAAAGAGATGGAGGATAGATTTCTTTATTTGATTAACAACAACCAAGAAAAAATGTATAAAATTGCATATAGCTATGTCAAAAATAAAGATGATGCTTTAGATATCGTTCAAGAGACAGTTTATAAAGCTTATATTTCATATGATAAAGTCAAAAAAGCACAATATGAAAACACTTGGTTAACGAAAATCTTAATAAATGTATCTATTGATTTTATAAAAAAGAATAAAAGAGTCGTATCAATAGATACGAACTTTATTGAAAATTTAAGTGATTCAAGGAAAGACCTTGTTCACGAACAAATAGTTGTAAGAGAAGCTTTACAAAAATTAAATGAAAAACAAAAAACCGTAATAATATTAAGATATTTTGAAGATATGAAGCTGGAGGAAATTGCTAAAATATTAAACTTACCAGTTAGTACGATAAAATCCACTCTTTATAGAGCTTTAAAAGAAATGAATATTAATTTAAAGGAGTAG
- a CDS encoding YciI family protein, translating into MWTEREHGIIQEHFDMLQRLLEVGKVLLAGRTLNMDSSGFGIVILEVASEDEAKKIMKEDPAVKENIMTAELFPYRVALYRNK; encoded by the coding sequence ATTTGGACTGAAAGAGAACATGGTATTATACAAGAACATTTCGACATGCTACAGCGGTTACTTGAAGTAGGAAAGGTGTTATTAGCAGGGAGAACTCTTAACATGGATTCATCGGGTTTTGGCATTGTCATCTTAGAGGTAGCATCGGAGGATGAAGCGAAAAAAATTATGAAAGAAGACCCTGCTGTTAAGGAGAACATCATGACAGCAGAGCTGTTTCCATATCGAGTAGCCTTATATAGAAATAAATAA
- a CDS encoding DUF4179 domain-containing protein, with protein sequence MDKKMLSDLQKEYQEIRIPTELNHIVQMGIERGRTKKTKNNTNMIFKICASFSVALILFIAAVNASPTFANILKDIPYAGKLVKILQFNDGKSGGGFITDGTDISTIDSFETDGYENIFINFSQGDELQENVGAFKVRYDENPYTMTFEIGGARRFSAAENFEKILENNYVKDIYTIITLDDSTIRFVIEFEKPIEYIVEEREAPASIVIMFKEDKNFEEKKTYSLRTESYPNGPTIGTLEEEFFVKDETRILKDVDGLFFVEIQSFDSKEEAEKKLETLTKLTDKAILIEEKIGGTDSQSYPAEINNKN encoded by the coding sequence ATGGATAAAAAAATGTTGTCTGATTTACAAAAAGAATATCAAGAGATCCGAATTCCAACAGAGCTTAATCATATAGTGCAAATGGGTATAGAAAGAGGCAGAACAAAAAAGACAAAAAATAACACAAATATGATCTTTAAAATCTGTGCTAGTTTTTCTGTAGCTTTAATATTATTTATCGCTGCTGTTAATGCATCACCAACGTTCGCAAATATACTGAAAGATATTCCTTATGCAGGAAAATTAGTTAAGATCCTTCAATTCAATGATGGTAAGTCCGGCGGTGGTTTTATTACAGATGGAACAGATATAAGTACAATAGACTCCTTTGAAACAGATGGGTATGAGAATATTTTTATAAACTTCTCACAAGGTGATGAATTACAGGAAAATGTAGGAGCTTTTAAAGTTAGGTATGATGAAAATCCATATACTATGACTTTTGAGATAGGTGGCGCTAGAAGATTTTCAGCTGCTGAAAACTTTGAAAAGATACTAGAAAATAATTATGTGAAAGATATTTATACAATTATTACTTTAGATGATTCTACCATTAGATTTGTTATTGAATTTGAAAAGCCTATTGAATATATAGTAGAAGAAAGAGAAGCCCCTGCAAGCATAGTAATAATGTTTAAAGAAGATAAAAACTTTGAGGAAAAGAAGACTTATTCATTAAGAACAGAGTCTTACCCTAATGGACCAACTATTGGTACCTTAGAAGAGGAGTTTTTCGTTAAAGATGAAACACGCATCCTTAAAGATGTGGATGGTCTGTTTTTTGTAGAAATCCAGTCCTTTGATTCTAAAGAAGAAGCAGAAAAGAAATTAGAAACATTAACTAAATTAACAGATAAAGCGATACTAATTGAAGAAAAAATAGGTGGAACCGATTCACAAAGCTATCCAGCAGAAATAAATAATAAAAACTAA
- a CDS encoding GNAT family protein, whose product MILNTVDERVYLKLIEMKDADKVFELTHNSRSYLRKWLPWVDTTTGIEDTKAFIRSCISKYDEDKHMIMMVILYKEGVVGVAGYNQIDWLNKTAYIGYWLDEECQGFGIMTKVVKALTNYAFTEAGLKKVAIRPAENNEKSRAIPERLGFIEECRVRDADWIYDHPIDHIVYSITEKSWNN is encoded by the coding sequence ATGATTTTGAATACGGTAGATGAAAGAGTATATTTGAAGTTAATAGAAATGAAGGATGCTGACAAGGTTTTTGAGTTAACTCATAACTCAAGAAGCTATTTACGAAAGTGGCTACCTTGGGTTGACACTACTACTGGAATTGAGGACACAAAAGCATTTATTCGGTCATGCATAAGTAAATATGATGAAGATAAACATATGATAATGATGGTTATATTGTATAAAGAAGGTGTCGTTGGAGTAGCAGGTTATAACCAAATCGATTGGCTAAATAAAACAGCTTATATCGGTTATTGGTTAGACGAAGAATGCCAGGGATTCGGCATAATGACAAAGGTAGTTAAAGCATTAACAAATTACGCTTTTACAGAAGCTGGATTAAAAAAGGTTGCAATTAGACCAGCTGAAAATAACGAAAAAAGTAGAGCAATTCCAGAAAGATTAGGGTTTATAGAGGAGTGTAGAGTTAGGGATGCAGATTGGATTTATGATCATCCTATAGATCATATAGTTTATAGTATAACGGAAAAAAGCTGGAATAATTAA